A section of the Clostridium omnivorum genome encodes:
- a CDS encoding 4Fe-4S dicluster domain-containing protein produces the protein MRKFENNVQLLRYEVLREVAKMTLDGTLEQDYDKIPLIIIPGSKPRTRCCVHKERAIISDRVKLAMGGDKENPNIIETIREACDECPVQRFNVTDSCRGCIAHKCSEVCPKGAIVHVHGKAYIDSEKCIECGRCAQSCPYNAISDTLRPCVRACTPNAISIDEDKKAVIDNKKCIQCGACVYQCPFGAMSDKSSIVDVVKTIQKSKIDGTHVYAAIAPAIASQFSYARIEQVVRGVKMLGFHDVVEVALGADIVAMHEAHEFAETVAEKKLVTSSCCPAFVSYIRKNYPSLESKISNTVSPMVAIARLIKDMDKDAKIVFIGPCTAKKAEIQQDFAKEDVDYVLTFEELQALLDAHGISIENCDDGPLNNASFYGRIFARSGGVADAVKHVAAAENIDVEFNPTNCDGIKECDKALKLAKVNALKFNFIEGMACVGGCIGGAASLCHGPKDKKEVDKYASLAMETDVKDALRVLNLENVNLDRE, from the coding sequence ATGAGGAAGTTTGAAAATAATGTTCAACTATTAAGATATGAAGTATTAAGAGAAGTAGCAAAAATGACACTTGATGGGACCCTAGAGCAGGATTATGATAAAATACCGCTAATTATTATTCCTGGTTCCAAGCCAAGAACTCGCTGCTGTGTGCATAAAGAAAGAGCTATCATTAGTGATAGAGTAAAACTTGCAATGGGCGGCGACAAAGAAAATCCAAATATAATAGAAACTATTAGAGAAGCTTGTGACGAATGTCCAGTGCAGCGTTTTAATGTTACTGACAGCTGCAGAGGATGTATAGCACATAAATGCTCAGAGGTATGTCCAAAGGGAGCTATAGTACATGTTCACGGAAAAGCATATATAGATTCTGAAAAATGTATAGAGTGCGGACGCTGTGCACAAAGCTGTCCTTACAACGCTATTTCTGATACATTAAGACCTTGTGTAAGAGCTTGTACTCCAAATGCAATTTCTATTGATGAAGATAAAAAAGCTGTTATAGATAATAAAAAGTGTATACAATGTGGTGCCTGCGTGTATCAATGTCCATTTGGGGCTATGTCAGACAAATCCTCTATAGTAGATGTGGTTAAAACTATTCAAAAGTCTAAAATAGATGGTACACATGTGTATGCTGCTATTGCTCCAGCAATTGCAAGCCAATTCTCCTACGCAAGAATTGAGCAAGTAGTTAGAGGAGTGAAAATGCTAGGCTTCCATGATGTTGTAGAAGTTGCTCTTGGAGCAGATATTGTTGCAATGCATGAAGCACATGAGTTTGCTGAAACAGTTGCTGAGAAAAAACTTGTTACCTCCTCCTGCTGTCCAGCATTCGTATCCTATATAAGAAAAAACTATCCATCTCTTGAGTCAAAGATATCTAATACAGTATCTCCAATGGTTGCTATTGCAAGACTTATCAAAGATATGGACAAGGATGCAAAGATAGTATTTATTGGACCATGTACTGCTAAAAAAGCAGAAATCCAGCAGGATTTCGCTAAAGAAGATGTTGATTATGTATTAACTTTTGAAGAGCTTCAAGCACTTCTTGATGCACATGGAATAAGCATTGAAAATTGTGATGATGGTCCTCTTAACAACGCCTCCTTCTATGGAAGAATATTTGCTAGAAGCGGTGGAGTTGCAGACGCAGTTAAACATGTAGCTGCTGCTGAAAATATTGACGTAGAATTTAATCCAACAAACTGCGATGGAATAAAAGAATGTGACAAGGCTTTAAAGCTAGCTAAAGTCAATGCACTAAAGTTCAACTTCATAGAAGGAATGGCCTGTGTTGGAGGCTGCATCGGTGGAGCTGCTTCATTATGCCATGGTCCAAAGGATAAAAAGGAAGTTGACAAATATGCCTCTCTTGCTATGGAAACAGATGTTAAAGATGCATTAAGAGTTCTAAACCTAGAAAATGTTAACCTTGATAGGGAATAG
- a CDS encoding (2Fe-2S) ferredoxin domain-containing protein codes for MVNINVCIGSACHLKGSYNVIKGLQKCIDERDLSDKVRINGSFCLGHCTNAVSVQVNGGQVVSVSEQTVEEFLNEYVIPIL; via the coding sequence ATGGTAAATATTAATGTTTGTATTGGAAGCGCATGTCATCTTAAGGGTTCCTATAACGTAATAAAGGGACTACAAAAATGTATTGATGAAAGAGATTTGTCAGATAAGGTTAGAATAAATGGCTCTTTTTGTCTTGGTCATTGTACAAATGCTGTTTCTGTACAAGTTAATGGTGGACAGGTTGTTTCAGTAAGTGAGCAAACTGTGGAAGAATTTTTAAACGAATATGTAATTCCAATATTATAG
- a CDS encoding TetR/AcrR family transcriptional regulator: protein MIIIPKISEENRQSKIEFITNTALKLFSKKGFSLTTMDDIVSACKMSKGGIYNYFKSKEEIFLAIAEERFNKRHELITTFPNDITCTEKLIRYLRWILEGLFHEETSMNARFTFEFWSVMSRNNAIPEIVSRRYKLFYNDLADILKEGLSEGEFQSDIDIDAMVYIILSTTDGIGYSNSVMGLPITKAVVENYIDMILKKIIKN, encoded by the coding sequence GTGATTATTATACCAAAGATAAGTGAAGAAAATAGGCAATCTAAAATAGAGTTTATAACTAATACGGCTTTAAAGCTATTTTCTAAAAAGGGCTTTTCTCTGACTACAATGGATGATATTGTTTCAGCTTGTAAAATGAGTAAAGGAGGCATATATAATTACTTTAAGAGTAAAGAAGAAATTTTTTTAGCAATAGCTGAAGAAAGATTTAATAAAAGGCATGAACTAATAACTACATTTCCTAATGATATAACTTGCACGGAAAAATTAATTCGATATTTAAGATGGATATTGGAAGGACTTTTTCATGAAGAGACTTCTATGAATGCTAGATTTACATTTGAATTTTGGTCTGTTATGTCAAGGAATAATGCAATTCCGGAAATAGTAAGCAGAAGGTATAAGCTATTTTATAATGATCTAGCAGATATTTTAAAAGAAGGTTTAAGTGAAGGCGAATTTCAATCAGATATTGATATAGATGCCATGGTGTATATAATTCTATCAACTACAGACGGTATAGGATATAGCAATAGTGTTATGGGATTACCAATAACAAAAGCTGTAGTAGAAAATTATATAGATATGATTTTAAAAAAGATAATTAAAAATTAA
- a CDS encoding GNAT family N-acetyltransferase — protein MEFKRCTEVDMNSMYSAFSLGFSDYIIKLEMPQSIFEMRFFGPEGNSLEYSFIAIDEEKPVGIILGGIKHYDGVKTLRCGTLAVAPEYRGKGISHKLMELHREEAIKQQCKQLFLEVIVGNDRAINFYKKLGYEKIYDLSYFSHKDVTSLSEKCMLQLSIHEIDIKDLRAAAQKSKEIHINWQNDLDYIEKLDGQINLGAYVGHKLVGVISANKNTRINYIWVEENFRHNGIGTNLVKTAAKGLGLSKLSLGFPNNASVQGFITHIGFTKDNIAQYEMYDFL, from the coding sequence ATGGAGTTTAAAAGATGTACAGAAGTAGACATGAATTCCATGTATAGTGCTTTTAGCTTAGGTTTTTCGGATTATATAATTAAACTTGAAATGCCTCAGAGCATTTTTGAAATGCGGTTTTTCGGTCCTGAGGGTAATAGCTTGGAGTATTCCTTTATAGCAATAGATGAAGAAAAGCCTGTTGGAATTATATTAGGAGGAATCAAGCATTATGATGGAGTAAAGACTCTAAGGTGCGGAACTTTGGCTGTTGCTCCAGAATATAGGGGCAAGGGTATAAGTCATAAGCTTATGGAGCTTCATAGAGAAGAAGCAATAAAGCAGCAGTGCAAGCAGCTATTTTTAGAAGTTATTGTAGGAAATGATAGAGCTATTAATTTTTATAAAAAGCTTGGCTATGAAAAAATATATGACCTTAGCTACTTTTCTCATAAGGATGTAACTAGTTTAAGTGAAAAGTGCATGCTTCAGTTAAGTATACATGAAATTGATATTAAAGATCTGAGAGCTGCAGCACAAAAGTCTAAAGAAATCCATATCAATTGGCAAAATGACTTAGATTATATAGAAAAGCTGGATGGTCAAATAAATTTAGGTGCTTACGTTGGACATAAGCTGGTTGGAGTAATAAGTGCAAATAAAAACACTAGGATAAATTACATTTGGGTTGAGGAGAATTTTAGGCATAATGGCATTGGAACCAATTTAGTTAAAACTGCAGCTAAAGGATTAGGACTTTCAAAGCTATCTCTTGGATTTCCAAACAATGCATCAGTACAAGGCTTTATAACTCATATAGGCTTTACAAAGGATAACATAGCTCAATATGAAATGTATGATTTTCTATAA
- a CDS encoding Cof-type HAD-IIB family hydrolase, which translates to MIKLIATDMDGTLLNEQGYLSYEIFDIIKKLNEKDILFATASGRQYYNLENKFSPVKDDIIYIAENGCYVVNKDTEISSNYLDKKIVKDLIHTARKVDGIDIVLCGKKAAYIEKDSKEFINEVEKYYYRYEIVEDLNKVEDDILKFALFDPKGPEINSNKIFSPLFGDKLLVVVSGKVWLDIINKDINKGIAIKQLQKKYNIKPEETMVFGDYFNDIDMLQSAYHSYAMDNAPEEVKMHARFIAKSNRENGVIDVIKSLVLE; encoded by the coding sequence ATGATTAAACTAATTGCTACAGATATGGATGGAACACTGCTAAATGAACAAGGATACTTGTCCTATGAAATTTTTGACATAATAAAAAAATTAAATGAAAAAGATATATTATTTGCTACTGCTAGCGGAAGACAGTATTATAATCTAGAAAATAAATTTTCACCAGTTAAAGACGATATTATATACATTGCTGAAAATGGATGTTATGTAGTTAATAAAGACACAGAAATTTCTTCTAATTATTTAGATAAGAAAATAGTAAAAGACCTTATCCATACAGCAAGAAAAGTAGATGGCATAGATATAGTTCTCTGTGGGAAAAAAGCTGCTTATATTGAAAAAGATTCTAAAGAATTTATAAATGAAGTAGAAAAATACTATTATAGATATGAAATAGTTGAAGATTTAAATAAGGTAGAAGATGATATATTAAAATTCGCACTATTTGATCCAAAAGGACCTGAAATTAATTCTAATAAGATTTTTAGTCCACTCTTTGGAGACAAGCTTCTTGTAGTAGTATCAGGCAAAGTGTGGCTTGACATTATAAATAAGGATATAAATAAAGGTATTGCTATTAAACAGCTTCAAAAGAAATATAATATAAAACCTGAAGAAACTATGGTTTTTGGAGATTATTTTAATGATATTGATATGCTTCAGTCAGCCTACCACAGCTATGCTATGGATAATGCTCCTGAAGAAGTAAAAATGCATGCCAGATTTATTGCAAAAAGCAATAGAGAAAATGGTGTTATTGACGTAATAAAAAGCCTAGTCTTAGAGTAA